Proteins encoded in a region of the Nicotiana tomentosiformis chromosome 9, ASM39032v3, whole genome shotgun sequence genome:
- the LOC104100173 gene encoding uncharacterized protein isoform X1, which produces MEYVDQNRCRQLAKSSSFYRRIYSEVEEIGWEHLVRLGEDLRLLSFRMMDKNGRVHIVQITLDGTYPNQPPSISADVPYLFNVEWSINSRLKDVIQQFQQHMDKLQEFWSTMDDIDHSLLVSDLRYPHRALSHRQLNISNDCHIMLCIDANDPTSLPDCRFLGSDSEVERLRATWRRNCKRWMKDKPFSENLENILDVQLHGPSSIQKTDPQTECGICYAQYLPIDDELGAKSGSGTDCTCENNSCSRAFHSVCLGDWLRSITTTRQSFDVLFGNCPYCSDPIAVKINTRK; this is translated from the exons ATG GAGTATGTAGACCAAAATAGATGCCGACAACTGGCCAAGTCATCATCTTTTTACCGCAGGATATATTCAGAG GTAGAAGAGATAGGATGGGAACACCTTGTCAGATTGGGGGAAGATCTGAGACTTCTCAGCTTTCGCATGAT GGACAAGAATGGAAGAGTGCACATTGTTCAGATAACTTTGGATGGAACATATCCGAATCAGCCACCTTCAATATCAGCG GACGTGCCTTATCTCTTCAATGTGGAATGGTCAATAAACTCAAGACTAAAAGATGTTATCCAACAGTTTCAGCAG CATATGGATAAGCTTCAGGAGTTTTGGAGTACAATGGATGACATTGACCACTCTCTTTTGGTTTCTGACCTAAGATATCCTCACCGTGCTTTGTCACATCGCCAACTTAATATAA GCAATGACTGCCATATCATGTTGTGTATAGATGCTAATGATCCGACATCCCTACCAGA CTGTCGCTTTCTTGGTTCAGATTCAGAGGTGGAGAGATTGAGAGCGACGTGGAGGAGAAACTGCAAAAGATG GATGAAAGACAAGCCATTTTCTGAGaatcttgaaaatatattggatgTTCAACTTCATGGACCTTCAAGCATTCAGAAAACTGATCCACAAACTGAATGTGGCATTTGTTATGCACAATATCTTCCGATTG ATGATGAACTTGGTGCTAAGAGTGGAAGTGGCACTGATTGTACATGTGAAAATAACAGCTGCAGTAGGGCCTTCCACAGTGTTTGCCTTGGAGATTGGTTGCGTTCCATCACAACAACAAGACA GTCATTTGATGTTCTGTTTGGGAATTGTCCATACTGTTCTGATCCAATTGCTGTCAAAATCAatactaggaagtaa
- the LOC104100173 gene encoding uncharacterized protein isoform X3, whose product MMDKNGRVHIVQITLDGTYPNQPPSISADVPYLFNVEWSINSRLKDVIQQFQQHMDKLQEFWSTMDDIDHSLLVSDLRYPHRALSHRQLNISNDCHIMLCIDANDPTSLPDCRFLGSDSEVERLRATWRRNCKRWMKDKPFSENLENILDVQLHGPSSIQKTDPQTECGICYAQYLPIDDELGAKSGSGTDCTCENNSCSRAFHSVCLGDWLRSITTTRQSFDVLFGNCPYCSDPIAVKINTRK is encoded by the exons ATGAT GGACAAGAATGGAAGAGTGCACATTGTTCAGATAACTTTGGATGGAACATATCCGAATCAGCCACCTTCAATATCAGCG GACGTGCCTTATCTCTTCAATGTGGAATGGTCAATAAACTCAAGACTAAAAGATGTTATCCAACAGTTTCAGCAG CATATGGATAAGCTTCAGGAGTTTTGGAGTACAATGGATGACATTGACCACTCTCTTTTGGTTTCTGACCTAAGATATCCTCACCGTGCTTTGTCACATCGCCAACTTAATATAA GCAATGACTGCCATATCATGTTGTGTATAGATGCTAATGATCCGACATCCCTACCAGA CTGTCGCTTTCTTGGTTCAGATTCAGAGGTGGAGAGATTGAGAGCGACGTGGAGGAGAAACTGCAAAAGATG GATGAAAGACAAGCCATTTTCTGAGaatcttgaaaatatattggatgTTCAACTTCATGGACCTTCAAGCATTCAGAAAACTGATCCACAAACTGAATGTGGCATTTGTTATGCACAATATCTTCCGATTG ATGATGAACTTGGTGCTAAGAGTGGAAGTGGCACTGATTGTACATGTGAAAATAACAGCTGCAGTAGGGCCTTCCACAGTGTTTGCCTTGGAGATTGGTTGCGTTCCATCACAACAACAAGACA GTCATTTGATGTTCTGTTTGGGAATTGTCCATACTGTTCTGATCCAATTGCTGTCAAAATCAatactaggaagtaa
- the LOC117277715 gene encoding uncharacterized protein, with protein sequence MWAEFLKAKYCSRVHPVSKKWCSGNSQAWKYLLWARDKCEKQITWKINDGKYSFWWDNRTELGLLAHICSSYMNTSNVKKKVNDFMTTNRWDAQKLYNTLPSQIALHIMSIELGQDNKNDYAIWNATEDGHFTNGSAWNMIREHREINVTINKIWHKSIPFKQSFMCWRIFFGRIPIRNSITRLDSEDTEVCRCCPTPARETLQHVFVEGRAAEYVWKVMALGWIKINSDGSFIRTSRKAGIGGIARDNSGDFVFAFSIPIQANSSSQAEATTVRFGIEWCTQQGYSNIHVETDSLMSLTFLIKEANQVVDMLAKLASTSGNKTLYHSQDNLPREAKGLIQLDKWQFPSFRRRYEKCNFFVS encoded by the exons ATGTGGGCTGAATTCCTCAAGGCAAAATACTGTTCTAGAGTTCATCCTGTTAGTAAGAAATGGTGCAGTGGCAACTCTCAAGCGTGGAAATACCTTCTCTGGGCCAGAGATAAGTGTGAAAAGCAGATTACTTGGAAGATTAATGATGGGAAATATAGCTTTTGGTGGGACAACCGGACTGAATTGGGACTTTTGGCACACATTTGTTCAAGCTACATGAACACTAGCAATGTAAAAAAGAAGGTAAATGATTTCATGACTACTAACAGGTGGGATGCACAGAAACTATACAATACTCTTCCTAGCCAAATTGCGCTACACATCATGTCAATAGAGTTGGGCCAGGATAACAAGAATGATTATGCTATATGGAATGCTACTGAGGATGGTCACTTTACAAATGGTTCTGCTTGGAATATGATCAGGGAGCATAGAGAAATCAATGTCACAATCAACAAGATATGGCACAAATCCATCCCCTTCAAACAATCTTTCATGTGTTGGAGAATCTTCTTTGGCAGAATCCCTATTAGAAATAGTATTACAAGGTTGGATTCTGAAGACACAGAAGTGTGTAGATGTTGTCCAACTCCTGCTAGGGAGACCTTGCAACATGTCTTTGTGGAGGGCAGAGCAGCCGAGTATGTATGGAAAGTTATGG CTCTTGGTTGGATTAAAATTAACTCTGATGGTAGTTTTATCAGAACTAGCAGGAAAGCTGGGATTGGGGGCATTGCTAGAGATAACAGTGGAGATTTCGTCTTCGCATTTTCGATCCCTATCCAAGCCAATAGCAGCTCACAAGCTGAAGCTACAACAGTGAGATTTGGGATAGAATGGTGCACTCAACAGGGCTACTCTAATATTCATGTGGAGACTGATTCTCTTATGTCACTAACATTCCTCATCAA AGAAGCAAACCAAGTTGTGGATATGTTGGCAAAATTGGCTTCTACAAGTGGAAACAAGACCTTATATCACTCTCAAGACAATCTTCCTAGAGAGGCAAAGGGGCTGATTCAACTTGACAAATGGCAGTTTCCTTCCTTTAGGAGGAGATATGAAAAATGTAATTTTTTTGTTAGTTAA
- the LOC108945827 gene encoding uncharacterized protein, which produces MADESRVSDAGSSESLPITEDSNTNTIDTQDSKKRKAMQPRSDVWNYIDKFEVNGVGKARCRYCKQAYAANSSRNGTTGLKNYLTRCKEYPPNIDKDNSQTKINFQSCQNDGGSQCSF; this is translated from the coding sequence ATGGCAGATGAAAGTAGAGTAAGTGATGCCGGTTCAAGTGAAAGTTTACCTATTACTGAAGATAGCAACACCAACACCATTGATACTCAAGATTCTAAGAAAAGAAAAGCCATGCAACCTAGATCCGACGTTTGGAATTATATTGATAAATTTGAGGTAAATGGGGTTGGTAAAGCAAGGTGCAGATATTGTAAGCAAGCTTATGCTGCTAATTCATCTAGGAATGGAACAACCGGATTGAAAAATTATTTGACTAGATGCAAAGAATACCCACCTAATATTGATAAAGATAATAGTCAAACAAAGATAAATTTTCAATCTTGCCAAAATGATGGAGGATCACAATGCTCATTTTGA
- the LOC104100173 gene encoding uncharacterized protein isoform X2, with product MLNVEEIGWEHLVRLGEDLRLLSFRMMDKNGRVHIVQITLDGTYPNQPPSISADVPYLFNVEWSINSRLKDVIQQFQQHMDKLQEFWSTMDDIDHSLLVSDLRYPHRALSHRQLNISNDCHIMLCIDANDPTSLPDCRFLGSDSEVERLRATWRRNCKRWMKDKPFSENLENILDVQLHGPSSIQKTDPQTECGICYAQYLPIDDELGAKSGSGTDCTCENNSCSRAFHSVCLGDWLRSITTTRQSFDVLFGNCPYCSDPIAVKINTRK from the exons ATGTTAAAT GTAGAAGAGATAGGATGGGAACACCTTGTCAGATTGGGGGAAGATCTGAGACTTCTCAGCTTTCGCATGAT GGACAAGAATGGAAGAGTGCACATTGTTCAGATAACTTTGGATGGAACATATCCGAATCAGCCACCTTCAATATCAGCG GACGTGCCTTATCTCTTCAATGTGGAATGGTCAATAAACTCAAGACTAAAAGATGTTATCCAACAGTTTCAGCAG CATATGGATAAGCTTCAGGAGTTTTGGAGTACAATGGATGACATTGACCACTCTCTTTTGGTTTCTGACCTAAGATATCCTCACCGTGCTTTGTCACATCGCCAACTTAATATAA GCAATGACTGCCATATCATGTTGTGTATAGATGCTAATGATCCGACATCCCTACCAGA CTGTCGCTTTCTTGGTTCAGATTCAGAGGTGGAGAGATTGAGAGCGACGTGGAGGAGAAACTGCAAAAGATG GATGAAAGACAAGCCATTTTCTGAGaatcttgaaaatatattggatgTTCAACTTCATGGACCTTCAAGCATTCAGAAAACTGATCCACAAACTGAATGTGGCATTTGTTATGCACAATATCTTCCGATTG ATGATGAACTTGGTGCTAAGAGTGGAAGTGGCACTGATTGTACATGTGAAAATAACAGCTGCAGTAGGGCCTTCCACAGTGTTTGCCTTGGAGATTGGTTGCGTTCCATCACAACAACAAGACA GTCATTTGATGTTCTGTTTGGGAATTGTCCATACTGTTCTGATCCAATTGCTGTCAAAATCAatactaggaagtaa